In Trichoderma asperellum chromosome 1, complete sequence, a single window of DNA contains:
- a CDS encoding uncharacterized protein (TransMembrane:7 (o16-38i50-70o90-118i130-154o174-196i208-232o252-269i)~EggNog:ENOG41), which produces MALQTVTFPVMSIVKIHLIINCVLVFIALFIVGLRLFARFMSGAKLWWDDYLILFSVPQGVGMLVIQGLYSPMGVGRPLTETMPNLIIILQLTLSYALIYTLCITTVKLSVLFFYLRVFPNKHMRVATKIVIAFISVWALANILMFFLLCHPFAASYNPAIPGGKCGNQVSAFIAVGVYNIISDFVVLTLPLRTIWTLNTRKQMKLSLTAIFMAGLLVSAVAVARIITLTHLELANITGTMVWVDFLSTLEVNLGIICVSLPMLGPFVTRWNKTRGASKLGNYNQSERSGQSGSKLSSRKRQPGPDTIALHSIYDHTDDTSHTATAFVPEEQSPSASETNLNPQKASSALDGVGANRIIVESRWEIKRS; this is translated from the exons ATGGCGCTGCAGACGGTAACGTTTCCAGTGATGTCGATAGTCAAGATACACTTGATTATCAACTGCGTTCTCGTCTTCATAGCCCTCTTCATAGTTGGCCTTCGGCTCTTTGCACGATTCATGTCTGGCGCGAAGCTTTGGTGGGATGATTATTTAATCCTCTTTTCGGTGCCCCAGGGCGTTGGCATGCTCGTTATTCAAGGACTTT ATTCGCCGATGGGAGTTGGCCGTCCGCTTACCGAGACGATGCCGAATCTAATCATCATCTTGCAGTTGACGCTCTCGTATGCGCTGATATACACATTATGCATTACCACTGTGAAACTCAGTGTTCTCTTTTTCTATCTCCGAGTTTTCCCAAACAAACACATGCGAGTTGCGACAAAGATAGTGATTGCGTTCATCAGCGTGTGGGCGTTGGCTAACATCCTCATGTTCTTCCTGCTCTGTCATCCTTTTGCGGCGAGTTATAATCCTGCCATACCCGGAGGCAAATGCGGAAATCAAGTCTCAGCATTCATCGCAGTCGGcgtctataatattataagcgACTTTGTTGTTCTCACGCTTCCGTTGCGAACGATATGGACGCTGAACACGAGAAAACAGATGAAGCTTTCGCTCACGGCGATCTTTATGGCTGGTCTATT GGTTTCCGCCGTCGCCGTTGCTCGAATCATCACCCTAACACACCTAGAACTAGCGAATATAACAGGCACTATGGTGTGGGTAGATTTCCTTTCGACACTGGAAGTCAATCTTGGTATCATCTGCGTGTCATTACCCATGCTGGGCCCCTTTGTTACGAGATGGAATAAAACGCGAGGGGCGAGCAAATTGGGCAATTATAACCAGTCTGAGCGATCAGGGCAGTCTGGTTCGAAGCTTTCCAGCCGAAAAAGGCAACCAGGTCCCGACACAATCGCCCTGCATTCAATATATGACCATACCGACGACACAAGCCATACCGCAACTGCGTTTGTGCCAGAGGAACAAAGCCCGAGTGCAAGCGAGACGAATCTAAATCCTCAAAAAGCATCTTCCGCGCTGGACGGCGTTGGTGCAAACCGTATTATCGTCGAAAGCAGGTGGGAGATCAAGCGCTCTTGA
- a CDS encoding uncharacterized protein (BUSCO:EOG092D26R7), with translation MTPFVATDEPVAAAPPNHHHQLQRQRNQDHRDDVADEQHKRAAKRSRTMTSTEEIDNTITRPGSVKINVQGAFIVDPDVATPAQNGSDNGRVSPSHHETSDIRLPNHTAIVSHIAVDIGGSLVKLVYFSREVDSTDPGGRLNFQYFETDRIDDCIEFMKLLRDKHKALNGSRSQQLCVMATGGGAYKFYDTIRDALEVEVLREDEMECLIAGLDFFITEIPREVFTYSETDPMHFVSPREIIYPYLLVNIGSGVSMLKVTGPRSFQRVGGTSLGGGTLWGLLSLLTGARSFDDMLAEAEHGDNTKVDMMIGDIYGADYGKIGLKSTAIASSFGKVFRMKLQAEAAEAKAADGPLHDGESHDGQGENSSPFSSADISRSLLYAVSNNIGQIAYLQSQIHNLSDIYFGGSFIRGHRQTMNTLSYAIKFWSKGEKQAYFLRHEGYLGAVGAFLKRQPANWGRRGSLEGLDDIQEWRKALKTESEVKAK, from the exons ATGACGCCCTTCGTAGCGACCGACGAGCCCGTCGCGGCAGCCCCGCCaaaccaccatcaccagctgCAGCGACAGCGCAATCAAGATCACCGAGACGATGTCGCCGACGAGCAGCACAAGCGCGCAGCCAAGAGGTCGCGCACCATGACCTCGACGGAAGAGATTGACAACACCATCACACGCCCCGGCAGCGTCAAGATCAATGTCCAGGGCGCCTTCATCGTCGATCCGGATGTGGCAACGCCCGCGCAGAACGGCAGCGATAACGGCAGAGTCAGTCCATCGCATCACGAGACGAGTGATATTCGCCTGCCAAACCACACAGCCATCGTCAGCCATATCGCAGTAGAT ATTGGCGGATCTCTCGTCAAACTTGTCTACTTTTCTCGCGAGGTCGACTCAACAGATCCCGGTGGTCGCCTCAACTTCCAATACTTCGAGACCGATCGCATTGACGACTGCATTGAGTTTATGAAGCTATTACGTGACAAGCACAAGGCGCTGAACGGGTCGCGGTCGCAACAGCTATGCGTCATGGCtactggcggcggcgcataCAAATTCTATGACACAATTCGAGACGCATTGGAGGTTGAGGTATTGCGCGAAGACGAGATGGAATGCTTAATAGCtg GCCTCGACTTCTTCATTACCGAAATCCCCCGCGAAGTCTTCACCTACTCCGAAACAGACCCCATGCATTTCGTCAGCCCCCGCGAGATCATCTACCCGTATCTTCTTGTCAACATCGGCTCCGGCGTCTCGATGCTCAAAGTCACTGGGCCTCGGTCGTTCCAGCGTGTCGGCGGTACTTCTCTCGGTGGTGGAACCCTCTGGggcctcctctctctcttgacaGGGGCTCGGTCGTTCGACGACATGCTCGCCGAGGCTGAACATGGCGATAACACTAAAGTTGATATGATGATTGGTGATATCTATGGCGCCGACTATGGCAAAATCGGCCTTAAGAGCACAGCCATTGCGTCTTCCTTTGGTAAAGTGTTCCGCATGAAGCTGCAAGCCGAggctgcagaagcaaaagctgCGGACGGCCCACTGCACGATGGAGAGAGCCATGATGGGCAAGGTGAAAACAGCTCTCCGTTTTCCTCAGCTGACATATCAAGATCGCTGCTATACGCTGTTTCAAACAACATTGGTCAAATCGCCTATCTGCAGTCCCAAATCCACAACCTCTCTGACATTTACTTTGGCGGCTCCTTTATCAGAGGACATCGCCAGACCATGAACACGCTCAGCTACGCCATCAAATTCTGGAGCAAAGGCGAAAAGCAGGCATATTTTTTACGCCATGAAGGATACCTAGGCGCCGTGGGGGCTTTCCTCAAGAGGCAACCCGCAAACTGGGGCCGTAGGGGAAGCCTCGAAGGCCTCGACGACATCCAAGAATGGCGAAAGGCTCTGAAGACAGAATCAGAGGTGAAAGCAAAATGA
- a CDS encoding uncharacterized protein (EggNog:ENOG41~TransMembrane:3 (i292-314o326-350i420-442o)): MKLFSFLRYRRPKKVDPETYRQARKSMEESEGSVRSGLSGASSGIPEALSFDRIINGGTCPPMALRDFMNYLIYVEHAAENLQFYLWYRNYEKRFGEANTSDINLSPQWTQAMEDEAMAKVRREQAEKMKKEPAVAVAIFKGTDFEKNAETNRSNPFNTPPRSANGVSDNDSAWDGVTINNASNNMLSASHCTSCTPVAEAFQAAGAMVPFTIQPFHEEVTRIITSYIMDGGSRQLNLSDWEQKVAIQALTYTTHPSAFRLLFKSVDSALRVQSHPNFVRWSICNGNLPRVWFARSLGVGLILVGFVAATLLTLSDAGRCYRVLPLIAWVLGISTLVAAYKGMCVVLHGLHHRHIRPWELFAQENTEEMKTRSMESFGSDNSYEDEPWVVKYQKRNIIRKIFDREIWIQEPALRQIQDTIFYQALFAGFVIGLILMAIFLAVPGGHLF; the protein is encoded by the exons ATGAAGctattctcttttcttcgctATAGGCGACCTAAGAAGGTTGACCCTGAGACCTATCGTCAGGCCCGAAAATCGATGGAAGAGAGTGAGGGATCTGTCAGATCTGGACTCTCTGGCGCTTCGTCTGGTATTCCAGAAGCCTTGAGCTTTGATAGAATCATCAATGGCGGAACCTGCCCG CCCATGGCTCTCCGCGACTTCATGAACTACCTCATATATGTTGAGCACGCTGCCGAAAACCTGCAGTTCTATCTCTGGTATAGGAATTACGAAAAACGATTCGGCGAGGCAAACACAAGCGACATTAACCTGTCTCCCCAGTGGACTCAGGCTATGGAGGACGAAGCCATGGCCAAGGTTCGCAGAGAGCAGGCcgaaaaaatgaagaaggaaCCTGCCGTCGCTGTTGCAATCTTCAAGGGAACCGATTTTGAAAAGAATGCCGAGACCAATAGATCCAACCCGTTCAATACCCCACCTCGTTCTGCAAATGGCGTCTCGGATAACGATTCAGCATGGGATGGCGTGACCATTAACAATGCCTCCAACAACATGCTCTCCGCTTCCCATTGCACTTCATGCACACCAGTTGCAGAGGCGTTCCAGGCAGCCGGTGCTATGGTCCCTT TCACTATCCAGCCTTTCCACGAGGAAGTCACTCGAATAATCACCAGCTACATCATGGATGGCGGCTCACGACAGCTTAACCTGTCTGATTGGGAGCAGAAGGTGGCCATTCAGGCGTTGACCTATACCACTCATCCGTCTGCTTTCCGACTTCTATTCAAGAGCGTCGATTCGGCACTTCGAGTGCAATCACATCCCAACTTCGTTCGCTGGTCCATTTGCAATGGCAATCTTCCTCGTGTCTGGTTTGCTCGCTCCCTTGGTGTCGGTCTCATCCTCGTAGGCTTCGTCGCTGCTACACTCTTAACGCTTAGCGATGCTGGCCGATGCTACAGAGTCCTCCCGCTCATTGCCTGGGTCTTGGGAATAAGCACGCTAGTTGCCGCATACAAGGGCATGTGCGTCGTTTTACATGGCCTGCATCACCGCCATATCCGCCCCTGGGAGTTATTTGCCCAAGAGAATACCGAGGAAATGAAGACGCGTAGCATGGAGTCCTTCGGCTCTGACAACAGTTACGAAGATGAGCCATGGGTAGTCAAGTATCAGAAGAGAAACATTATTCGCAAAATCTTTGACCGCGAGATATGGATTCAGGAACCTGCTTTGAGGCAGATCCAAGATACTATCTTCTACCAAGCCCTGTTTGCAGGCTTTGTGATTGGTCTTATTCTCATGGCGATTTTTCTCGCCGTTCCCGGTGGACACTTGTTTTAG
- a CDS encoding uncharacterized protein (EggNog:ENOG41) — MPKGKSSKPSASAPQAAPQAAPSWPVFKPPLPVVQLYPELHPATSNIILVSSFFPRSLCRDYVAYLRTLPMQTTPSKPKKGEAVRVNDRFQINDPGFARRLWDTTGLKELILEDESIKSLWGGEPVGLNPNIRVYRYSKGQYFDCHYDDSNNLMLDSVSVKTTWTLLLYLTSAAEGCIGGETVFYPHDRKSAAEEIAVSLETGMLLLHKHGDDCLLHEGREVQEGEKWVLRTDLCVRR, encoded by the exons ATGCCAAAGGGTAAATCTTCAAAGCCATCGGCCTCAGCTCCCCAAGCTGCACCTCAAGCGGCACCGTCATGGCCTGTGTTCAAGCCTCCCTTGCCAGTTGTTCAGCTATACCCAGAGCTTCACCCTGCAACATCTAACATTATTCTTGTCTCGTCTTTCTTCCCTCGTTCTCTGTGTCGCGACTATGTGGCATATCTAAGGACGTTACCAATGCAGACAACCCCTTCAAAgccaaaaaagggggaggcaGTCCGTGTGAATGATAGATTCCAAATCAATGATCCAGGCTTTGCCCGCAGATTGTGGGACACCACGGGGCTAAAAGAGTTGATTCTGGAGGATGAATCTATCAAAAGCCTTTG GGGTGGCGAACCGGTCGGTCTCAACCCCAATATCCGCGTATACCGCTACTCCAAAGGCCAATATTTTGACTGCCATT ATGACGACTCCAATAATCTAATGCTTGACTCCGTATCTGTCAAGACCACCTGGACGCTCCTTTTGTATCTGACTTCTGCTGCAGAGGGATGCATTGGTGGCGAGACAGTGTTTTATCCTCATGATCGCAAATCGGCAGCTGAAGAAATTGCTGTGTCGCTTGAAACGGGGATGCTGCTTCTGCATAAGCATGGCGACGATTGTCTGCTG CACGAAGGGAGAGAAgtccaagaaggagaaaagtgGGTGTTAAGAACCGATCTGTGTGTTCGGCGATGa
- a CDS encoding uncharacterized protein (TransMembrane:1 (o1167-1185i)) — MALADGSPRRAAKSSSLNWQRHISVSVKVEGLPLDVTSENLLQWFSKHGTITFCNITSGAADETQTLASAIVHFEPVPSYAFWEAGSIVIQHPDTAKYPEGLRLQLSAESRPERWFKSRIHPDVRYPARITATLSSLGFGSMVGPTAINIRKLVTSSSSADDFSLELDVLAKRLIIHFPLVIKQDDGHYQTKQLKLLAELSQLQTVFYVPEKGHEAFILPFPFPPQYFWKHDEAERAALTSRRTGWRSQDAWKRATDIMEDNTNSLAFPVSANPVSFRPTYLDVGRWTTFRAVVNAMDGSGKLAIQHLRLALEDLNITLQVCDQFHVGNSTTTMWDYLDQHRFEGEQDALAILQPSIAPFVHLDFGVRYQLEVCITRRVLNEHTVSLEFLKKLAALNPLDAKQRLEFLVDQEEVVHDPMDIFAKRTMTSYRPMTRIPHYCVLARKATVTPTSILLSSPTAETSNRVLRHFNQAQDRFLRVQFVDETESGRMTMNSHNKEEIWKKLLRTLYEGIQIGDRRYEFLAFGSSQLRQSGAYFFCPTDHISCEDIRRWMGQVSHIRIVAKYAARLGQCFSTTREMKGVPIPDVRPIPDIERHGYCFTDGVGMISGFMARMIVEELALEIYNDPSAFQFRMGGCKGILVVWPQAKKSEVYIRESQEKFKADAKNLEIIKCAKYTSATLNRQTITILEYLGVPKKAFMDILEKQISLYEEAAKDNNVAIDVLKKCVDENQSTLVLAELLQGGFKTDKCQEPFVVNLLNLWRSWSLKLLKEKARIAIEKSAFVLGCVDETGTLRGHSNATEGTSDKDINKLPQIFLQVSDSKVYNTATVVQGICVVGRNPSLHPGDIRVVEAVDIPELHHLKDVVVFPSTGDRPVPNMLSGGDLDGDDFFVIWEPSLIPQKWNHPAMNYSSPSPEKLDRDVNVDDLRDFFVNYMKNDVLPLIATAHLALADSAGPGSPICLQLAELHSQAVDYPKTGEPAEWNHAAHNPQSWPHFMEKRQSYISKMALGAIYDRVIKQSIRFRPDWDFDFDERILNRFQLDTAILKSARQIKGQYDAAVRRTLSHHNLDTEFELYTSWAMSKPTVGSDYKRQEELGREFDAIKERFRDLCFEAAGGRDENKIDKFVAAMYKITEQEIKIARFEHHRGSTNEASNLIPARKLEAKSMPLISFPWIFPWVMIRVALNGKCNPKRSILAAAHRFMPVPELPIIRRASAGVPESNASQAQLPKSAVNGDEEKTFVAPEEEKKEEKLPQGMEAISQFEDFDN, encoded by the exons ATGGCATTGGCAGACGGTAGTCCACGGCGAGCAGCCAAATCGTCTTCCTTGAACTGGCAGAGACACATCAGTGTATCAGTTAAAGTAGAAGGACTGCCGCTCGATGTAACCTCCGAAAATTTACTCCAGTGGTTTTCCAAACATGGTACTATTACCTTCTGCAACATTACCTCCGGTGCCGCCGACGAGACTCAAACTTTAGCATCCGCTATCGTTCACTTCGAGCCTGTGCCGAGTTACGCGTTCTGGGAAGCTGGTTCAATCGTTATACAGCATCCTGATACTGCCAAGTACCCCGAGGGACTTCGACTTCAGCTATCTGCTGAATCTCGCCCAGAGAGGTGGTTCAAAAGTCGTATTCATCCTGACGTCCGATATCCTGCAAGAATCACTGCCACTCTTAGTTCGTTGGGGTTTGGCTCCATGGTTGGCCCAACGGCCATCAACATCCGAAAATTGGTTACCTCATCCAGCAGTGCAGACGACTTCAGTCTTGAACTGGACGTGTTGGCAAAGCGCCTGATTATTCACTTTCCACTTGTCATCAAACAAGATGATGGCCATTATCAGACCAAACAGCTCAAACTTCTCGCTGAGCTGTCTCAATTACAGACTGTCTTCTATGTCCCGGAAAAGGGACACGAGGCATTCATTCtaccttttccctttcctccTCAGTATTTCTGGAAGCACGATGAAGCAGAGCGGGCTGCCCTGACCTCGCGCCGCACTGGCTGGCGTTCTCAAGATGCCTGGAAGAGAGCCACAGACATTATGGAGGACAATACAAACTCGCTGGCTTTCCCCGTTTCTGCCAATCCCGTTTCATTCCGACCAACTTATCTAGATGTCGGTCGTTGGACGACTTTCCGTGCTGTTGTGAATGCCATGGATGGATCCGGCAAGCTGGCAATCCAGCACTTGAGATTGGCGCTGgaagatttaaatattacgCTGCAGGTCTGTGATCAATTCCACGTTGGTAATTCCACAACGACAATGTGGGACTATCTTGATCAGCACCGGTTTGAAGGAGAGCAAGATGCCCTGGCCATCTTACAGCCATCGATTGCCCCATTTGTCCATCTGGACTTTGGAGTTCGGTATCAGCTGGAAGTATGCATTACCCGCCGTGTACTCAACGAGCATACAGTATCCTTAGAATTCTTGAAGAAGCTAGCTGCGCTTAATCCGCTCGATGCGAAGCAGCGGCTGGAATTTCTCGTGGATCAAGAGGAGGTTGTGCATGATCCTATGGATATATTTGCAAAGCGGACCATGACATCGTATAGACCGATGACAAGGATCCCACATTACTGTGTGTTGGCGCGGAAAGCCACTGTGACTCCTACTTCTATTCTACTGAGCTCGCCAACTGCTGAGACTTCGAATAGGGTTCTCCGCCATTTTAACCAAGCTCAGGACCGTTTCTTGAGAGTGCAGTTTGTGGATGAAACGGAGAGTGGTCGTATGACCATGAACTCCCACAACAAGGAAGAGATATGGAAGAAGTTGCTTAGAACCCTATACGAAGGCATCCAAATTGGCGATCGGCGATACGAgtttttggcttttggaaGCTCGCAGCTCAGACAGTCTGGAGCCTATTTCTTCTGCCCAACTGACCATATTTCATGTGAAGATATCCGTCGGTGGATGGGCCAAGTCAGTCATATCAGAATCGTAGCCAAGTATGCGGCTCGGCTAGGCCAATGTTTCTCTACAACAAGAGAGATGAAGGGTGTCCCCATCCCGGATGTACGACCCATTCCAGATATCGAGCGACATGGTTATTGTTTTACTGATGGAGTTGGCATGATATCTGGATTCATGGCTCGGATGATTGTTGAAGAGCTCGCATTGGAAATATACAATGACCCATCTGCATTCCAATTTCGCATGGGTGGTTGCAAAGGTATACTGGTAGTCTGGCCTCAGGCTAAAAAAAGCGAGGTTTATATCCGAGAATCTCAGGAGAAGTTCAAAGCTGACGCCAAAAACCTGGAGATTATCAAGTGCGCCAAATATACCTCTGCCACACTAAATCGACAAACAATTACTATTCTGGAGTATCTTGGCGTGCCTAAGAAGGCCTTTATGGATATCTTGGAGAAGCAGATTTCCCTCTacgaagaagctgccaaggACAACAACGTGGCAATTGACGTCTTGAAGAAGTGCGTGGACGAGAACCAGTCTACTTTGGTCTTAGCTGAGCTCTTGCAGGGCGGCTTCAAGACTGACAAGTGCCAAGAGCCGTTTGTGGTTAACTTACTAAATCTTTGGAGGTCTTGGTCTTTGAAGTTACTCAAAGAAAAGGCTAGAATCGCTATTGAAAAGAGTGCCTTTGTTCTGGGTTGTGTAGATGAGACAGGTACATTGAGAGGCCACTCAAATGCGACCGAAGGCACCTCCGACAAAGATATCAATAAACTGCCCCAAATCTTCTTACAAGTGTCTGACTCTAAAGTATACAATACGGCCACAGTGGTTCAGGGCATCTGCGTTGTTGGGCGAAATCCGTCATTGCACCCAGGTGACATTCGTGTAGTTGAGGCAGTCGATATTCCCGAGCTACACCACCTTAAAGACGTCGTTGTCTTTCCTTCGACCGGAGATCGTCCGGTCCCCAACATGCTATCCGGCGGAGAcctcgatggcgatgatttTTTCGTCATTTGGGAGCCCAGCCTGATCCCCCAGAAGTGGAACCACCCGGCCATGAACTATTCTAGCCCATCGCCGGAGAAACTTGATCGAGATGTCAATGTTGACGATTTACGAGACTTCTTCGTGAATTACATGAAGAATGACGTGCTTCCGCTTATCGCAACGGCTCACTTGGCATTAGCCGACTCTGCTGGACCTGGATCACCCATAT GCTTACAACTTGCTGAGCTTCACTCGCAAGCTGTCGACTATCCGAAGACTGGTGAGCCTGCGGAATGGAATCACGCTGCGCATAACCCGCAGAGTTGGCCACATTTCATGGAGAAGCGGCAATCTTACATTTCGAAAATGGCCCTCGGAGCAATATATGATAGGGTGATCAAGCAGTCTATCCGATTCCGGCCTGACTGGGACTTCGATTTTGATGAGCGGATCCTCAACCGATTTCAGCTTGATACTGCGATTCTCAAAAGCGCTAGACAGATCAAAGGCCAGTATGACGCTGCGGTGCGTCGTACCCTGTCGCATCATAATCTAGATACCGAGTTTGAGTTGTACACGTCCTGGGCTATGTCAAAACCAACAGTTGGAAGTGACTACAAGCGACAAGAAGAACTCGGTAGGGAATTCGACGCCATCAAAGAGAGATTTCGTGATTTGTGCTTTGAAGCCGCCGGCGGCCGCGATGAGAACAAAATTGACAAATTCGTGGCAGCCATGTATAAGATCACGGAACAGGAAATCAAAATTGCACGTTTTGAGCATCACCGTGGATCAACGAATGAGGCTAGCAATCTTATTCCAGCCCGAAAACTCGAAGCAAAGTCAATGCCTCTCATTAGTTTCCCTTGGATCTTTCCTTGGGTCATGATCCGTGTCGCATTAAATGGAAAGTGTAATCCCAAACGCTCTATACTCGCCGCGGCTCATCGATTTATGCCTGTTCCTGAGCTTCCCATCATTCGTCGCGCTTCCGCAGGCGTACCCGAATCCAACGCATCTCAAGCTCAACTACCCAAGAGCGCGGTcaatggtgatgaagagaagacaTTCGTTGCTccggaagaagagaaaaaggaagaaaaactgCCACAGGGCATGGAGGCGATATCTCAATTTGAAGACTTTGACAATTAA
- a CDS encoding uncharacterized protein (EggNog:ENOG41~TransMembrane:1 (o41-58i)), with amino-acid sequence MFRAQPQAMSQEGSASSPPQSIRRQPDINAYSASWSRPLKQFGLFFLGAAFTAASVGVSRRSVVRRQRDSFPKFYTSNRPGPEDGNSSEGALLGVHALGLATLNVASFAVLLTGGLSWAFDLSSVDELRTRTKATLQRPGGEVSPEDEKEFEQMIDNMMAKLGMDKVSSKDGDDGNQKDPGEK; translated from the coding sequence ATGTTTCGGGCACAACCACAAGCCATGTCTCAAGAGGGTTCAGCATCGTCACCCCCTCAATCAATTCGCCGCCAGCCAGACATCAATGCATACTCAGCCTCCTGGTCACGCCCTCTGAAGCAAttcggcctcttcttcctagGCGCTGCTTTTACCGCGGCGTCTGTTGGGGTGTCTCGCCGGTCTGTGGTGCGTCGCCAGCGCGATTCTTTCCCCAAGTTCTACACATCCAACCGCCCTGGTCCCGAGGATGGCAACAGCTCTGAAGGCGCTCTACTGGGAGTCCACGCTCTTGGGCTGGCAACACTCAATGTTGCAAGCTTTGCAGTGCTTCTAACTGGAGGGCTATCGTGGGCCTTTGATTTGAGCTCTGTTGATGAgttgaggacgaggacaAAGGCTACCCTGCAGAGACCTGGGGGTGAAGTCAGTCCGGAAGACGAGAAAGAATTTGAACAGATGATTGACAATATGATGGCGAAGCTGGGAATGGACAAAGTATCAAGCAAAGACGGAGATGACGGAAATCAGAAAGACCCGGGAGAGAAGTGA
- a CDS encoding uncharacterized protein (EggNog:ENOG41): MDRIREIVFTQVDKRPKAKKTTLVSRCLCSSIAAFWAHAQMLAQTDKSWIYVANMPPFRVTKLSRNTKGLFREYKIHKKVDTIFKAMSKELIICGLDIDLPFVPECSNFYPNISSSPCSETLKHLNGFPTDASGYFMEYIRPLNEHHTKYLIKRYLTRSAQCQALSTGQSKHFLAKVYLGDTKPLSDPWNTNMHDRPAYLDHLLAERVEVSYLAASMGATLAILHWSCGVDARGVEFVLGRDARGHVQFWLIDFADCAAFPKTPEAVTTQLVDAVMDNEPFWPRFINIQALRELWAHFRDAYLAISDFIMTDAMIAYDNDAVRALPCLFMMELEKIRGSGQLLA; encoded by the exons ATGGATCGCATAAGGGAGATCGTCTTCACTCAAGTGGATAAAaggcccaaggccaagaaaacGACACTTGTATCAAGATGTCTCTGTTCAAGTATTGCTGCTTTTTGGGCACAT GCTCAAATGCTCGCCCAGACAGACAAGTCGTGGATCTATGTAGCCAACATGCCACCGTTCCGCGTTACAAAACTATCAAGGAACACCAAAGGGCTATTTAGAGAATACAAAATACACAAAAAGGTTGACACGATATTCAAGGCAATGTCCAAGGAGTTAATTATATGCGGCCTCGACATTGATCTTCCGTTTGTCCCTGAATGCTCCAATTTCTATCCCAACatctcgtcgtcgccgtgcTCTGAAACCCTCAAGCATCTGAATGGTTTTCCAACAGACGCAAGCGGATATTTCATGGAGTATATCCGTCCCTTGAATGAACATCATACCAAATATCTCATCAAACGCTACTTGACCCGTAGCGCCCAGTGCCAAGCTCTCAGCACCGGTCAATCCAAGCACTTTCTCGCAAAGGTCTACCTGGGAGACACTAAGCCGCTGTCTGATCCCTGGAATACTAATATGCACGACCGCCCAGCATATCTAGATCATTTACTCGCAGAGCGCGTCGAAGTTTCCTATCTCGCTGCCTCCATGGGTGCAACTCTCGCAATACTTCATTGGAGCTGCGGTGTTGATGCTCGAGGCGTCGAGTTTGTCCTGGGGAGAGATGCTCGGGGCCACGTGCAGTTTTGGCTGATCGATTTTGCTGACTGCGCGGCATTTCCAAAAACCCCTGAAGCTGTCACCACGCAGCTTGTAGATGCAGTGATGGATAACGAGCCATTCTGGCCTCGTTTCATAAACATCCAAGCCTTAAGGGAACTGTGGGCGCATTTCAGAGACGCGTACCTTGCAATTAGCGATTTTATCATGACTGATGCCATGATTGCTTATGATAATGATGCTGTGAGAGCACTACCATGCTTATTCATGATGGAGTTGGAAAAGATAAGAGGTTCTGGCCAGCTTTtggcataa